The Myxococcus virescens genome has a segment encoding these proteins:
- a CDS encoding aquaporin, translating into MTHAFQSPAAPDDVARMNRSRRLVVEALGCGLLVVALEGAHHGAEHLGVSATDGRLFMSLAAGAVLACLAYVLQPLTGAHFNPALTFADALEDGTPWRDVPLYVLAQVGGAVAGRWVAHVMCHEPMLVGASAPAASLAQFVTELVSTFGLLVMVRGCVRNRPTAIPLVVAGYLAATVWFTDSRALANPALILARAFSTRPSAMHSMDVESIIAAQLLGAALAVLLFRWLQRAPRMKQARVWSIVFKCSRPEVAQQAVGIFNHLASPQRARATTQWRAGDDSDLPPLIVRLVLAGEPSEPSHPDGVSWQLRVPADAVTTEEPRLRAELRAPIRQLLRNRGWLRLHAVGDAAREGPSGPRP; encoded by the coding sequence GTGACGCACGCATTCCAGTCCCCTGCCGCGCCGGATGACGTGGCCCGGATGAACCGCTCCCGGCGGCTCGTGGTGGAGGCCCTGGGCTGCGGACTGCTCGTGGTCGCGCTGGAGGGCGCCCACCATGGCGCCGAGCACCTGGGTGTGAGCGCCACGGATGGGCGCCTCTTCATGTCCCTGGCGGCGGGCGCGGTGCTGGCATGTCTGGCCTACGTGCTTCAACCGCTCACGGGCGCGCACTTCAATCCCGCGCTCACCTTCGCGGATGCGCTCGAAGACGGCACACCGTGGCGCGACGTGCCGCTGTACGTGCTGGCGCAGGTGGGCGGCGCCGTCGCGGGCCGGTGGGTGGCCCACGTCATGTGTCACGAGCCGATGCTCGTCGGCGCGAGTGCGCCCGCGGCCAGCTTGGCGCAGTTCGTCACGGAGCTGGTGTCCACCTTCGGGTTGCTCGTCATGGTGCGCGGCTGCGTGCGGAATCGCCCCACCGCGATTCCACTGGTCGTCGCCGGCTATCTGGCCGCCACCGTCTGGTTCACCGACTCCCGGGCCCTGGCGAACCCGGCGCTCATCCTCGCCCGGGCGTTCAGCACCCGCCCCAGTGCCATGCACTCCATGGACGTGGAGTCCATCATCGCCGCGCAACTGCTGGGCGCCGCGCTCGCGGTGCTGCTCTTCCGCTGGTTGCAGCGGGCGCCACGAATGAAGCAGGCCCGCGTCTGGTCCATCGTCTTCAAATGCTCGCGGCCGGAGGTCGCGCAGCAGGCCGTGGGCATCTTCAACCACCTGGCCTCGCCCCAGCGCGCGCGGGCCACGACGCAATGGCGCGCTGGCGATGACTCGGACCTGCCACCGCTCATCGTCCGGCTGGTGCTCGCGGGAGAACCCTCCGAGCCATCACACCCTGACGGTGTCTCCTGGCAACTGCGGGTCCCCGCCGACGCGGTGACCACCGAGGAGCCCCGGCTCCGCGCGGAGCTCCGAGCCCCCATCCGCCAACTCCTCCGAAACCGGGGCTGGCTGCGGCTCCACGCCGTCGGAGACGCGGCGCGAGAAGGCCCCAGCGGGCCGCGGCCCTAA
- a CDS encoding glycosyltransferase family 39 protein, producing the protein MSPPSPASTGLSLKTCVALFGVAMAARLALVLGTDVYFDTAYYWQWARKLDWGYFDHPPLVAWHIALLGIEGTAMLCGVGTVAAVWRLARDVHGDAAMAWRAAALWSVVPAGAVAGVWPTPDSPLLLFWTLALWALWRERWVLAGLAGGCALLSKYPAVLLGVAFLITTVRARRMPWGAWRTATLAGAFFAPVVFWNAGHDWVGFAFQLSHGLGRDWRSSWSTFGEFLAGQLALGGPVLFPLALVYGVRGPREHFLLRMAACVPLLFFGYASLRTRGEANWPSAAYLAACVGVAGMRPIWQRAAAFSGLAVVLVVGSHLLFPVLHFRRDRALWRTHGWSVLRELATPQRLFPELTPDNVAAVYAPNYQLASQVAYYARRLTKTGAPARFSQYDLWADPDVTPGQDVLWVSEGGAQPPEELTSRFTTVEGPVEFFGDFRGRRLHTFQVWRLRARKP; encoded by the coding sequence GTGTCTCCGCCGTCTCCCGCCTCGACGGGCCTCAGTCTGAAGACCTGCGTGGCGCTGTTCGGCGTGGCGATGGCGGCGCGGCTCGCCCTGGTGCTGGGCACGGACGTCTACTTCGACACCGCCTATTACTGGCAATGGGCCCGCAAGCTCGACTGGGGCTACTTCGACCATCCACCGTTGGTGGCCTGGCACATCGCCCTGCTGGGCATCGAGGGCACGGCGATGCTGTGCGGCGTGGGGACGGTGGCCGCGGTGTGGCGGCTGGCGCGCGACGTCCATGGCGACGCGGCGATGGCCTGGCGGGCGGCGGCGCTGTGGAGCGTCGTCCCCGCGGGCGCGGTGGCCGGCGTGTGGCCCACGCCCGACTCGCCCCTGCTCCTGTTCTGGACGCTGGCCCTGTGGGCCCTGTGGCGGGAGCGATGGGTCCTGGCGGGACTGGCCGGAGGGTGCGCCCTGCTGTCGAAGTACCCGGCCGTGCTGCTGGGCGTGGCGTTCCTCATCACCACGGTGCGAGCGCGGCGGATGCCCTGGGGCGCGTGGCGCACGGCGACGCTGGCGGGCGCCTTCTTCGCGCCGGTGGTGTTCTGGAACGCGGGCCATGACTGGGTGGGCTTCGCCTTCCAGCTCAGCCATGGTCTGGGCCGCGACTGGCGCAGCAGTTGGAGCACCTTCGGTGAGTTCCTCGCGGGCCAGCTCGCCCTGGGAGGACCGGTGCTCTTTCCCCTCGCGCTGGTGTACGGCGTGCGCGGTCCGCGCGAGCACTTCCTGCTGCGCATGGCGGCCTGCGTCCCCCTGCTCTTCTTCGGCTACGCGTCGCTGCGCACCCGAGGCGAGGCCAACTGGCCGTCCGCGGCGTACCTCGCGGCCTGCGTGGGCGTGGCGGGCATGCGGCCCATCTGGCAGCGCGCGGCGGCGTTCAGCGGGCTGGCGGTGGTGCTGGTGGTGGGCTCGCACCTGCTCTTCCCCGTGCTCCACTTCCGCCGGGACAGGGCGCTGTGGCGGACGCACGGCTGGAGCGTGCTGCGCGAATTGGCCACGCCGCAGCGATTGTTCCCGGAGCTGACGCCCGACAACGTCGCCGCCGTCTACGCGCCCAACTACCAACTGGCGTCCCAGGTGGCCTACTACGCGCGGCGGCTCACGAAGACGGGGGCGCCGGCCCGCTTCAGCCAGTATGACCTCTGGGCCGACCCGGACGTGACGCCCGGGCAGGACGTCCTGTGGGTGAGCGAAGGCGGAGCGCAGCCCCCCGAGGAGCTGACCTCTCGCTTCACCACGGTGGAAGGCCCCGTGGAGTTCTTCGGTGACTTTCGTGGGCGACGGTTACACACCTTCCAGGTGTGGCGGCTGCGAGCGCGCAAGCCCTGA
- a CDS encoding MFS transporter — MSAPASDSNARERGTGALPLLRHHPAFRALWGARVLSFTGDALSLVALMLYVAEQTGQALAVSLLLLVGDFAPALLGPLTGAISDRFDLKRVMIACELLQGALLALIALTMPPLPVLLALVAARAIAGQVFQPASRAVVPALVRSEDLEAANASVGFGTQAAEALGPLLAAAMFPLVGLQGVLLVDAASFFLSAGLLVALPSVPPGHDGAAPPVSLFRQARDGLVYLWRARVARVVALGFCAVVAFNGVDDVALVLLAKDTFQAGDSAVGLLLGAVGLGLVAGYVLMARLGAGAAMPVMLVLGFAVSSMGNLLTGLAWAVSAAFAMQAVRGVGIAAMDVASHTLIQRWVPAGMRGRVFGNFYGAIGVAAGLSYVAGGLLLDATSAPVTLLVVGAGGMLATVVVAWRLPGALRTSAATREPD, encoded by the coding sequence ATGTCGGCTCCAGCGAGTGATTCAAACGCCCGCGAGCGCGGGACAGGGGCCCTGCCGTTGCTGCGCCACCACCCGGCGTTCCGGGCCTTGTGGGGCGCGCGAGTCCTCTCCTTCACGGGGGATGCGCTCAGCCTGGTGGCGCTCATGCTGTATGTCGCGGAGCAGACGGGGCAGGCGCTGGCTGTCTCCCTGTTGCTGCTCGTGGGGGACTTCGCACCCGCCTTGCTGGGGCCGCTCACCGGGGCCATCAGTGACCGGTTCGACCTCAAGCGAGTGATGATTGCCTGTGAGCTGCTCCAGGGCGCGCTCCTGGCACTCATCGCGCTCACGATGCCGCCACTGCCGGTGCTGCTGGCGCTGGTCGCCGCGCGAGCGATTGCCGGACAGGTGTTCCAGCCAGCCTCCCGGGCGGTGGTGCCCGCGTTGGTGCGGAGCGAGGACCTGGAGGCCGCCAACGCCAGCGTGGGCTTCGGGACGCAGGCCGCCGAAGCGTTGGGGCCGTTGCTCGCGGCGGCGATGTTTCCGCTCGTGGGGCTCCAGGGCGTGCTGTTGGTGGACGCGGCGTCCTTCTTCCTGTCCGCGGGCTTGTTGGTGGCGCTGCCGTCCGTGCCGCCCGGGCATGACGGCGCCGCGCCGCCCGTGTCGTTGTTCCGGCAGGCACGGGATGGGCTCGTCTACCTCTGGCGGGCGCGGGTGGCCCGCGTCGTCGCGTTGGGCTTCTGCGCCGTGGTGGCCTTCAACGGCGTGGATGACGTGGCGCTGGTGTTGCTCGCGAAGGACACCTTCCAGGCAGGGGACTCGGCGGTGGGGTTGCTGCTGGGCGCGGTGGGGCTGGGCCTGGTCGCGGGCTACGTGCTGATGGCGCGGCTGGGCGCGGGGGCGGCGATGCCGGTGATGCTGGTGCTGGGCTTCGCGGTGAGCAGCATGGGCAACCTGCTGACCGGCTTGGCCTGGGCCGTCTCCGCGGCGTTCGCGATGCAGGCCGTGCGCGGTGTGGGCATCGCCGCCATGGATGTGGCCAGCCACACGCTCATCCAGCGCTGGGTTCCGGCTGGGATGCGGGGGCGGGTGTTCGGCAACTTCTACGGTGCCATTGGTGTGGCGGCGGGGCTGTCCTACGTCGCGGGAGGATTGTTGCTGGACGCGACGTCCGCGCCAGTGACGCTGCTGGTGGTGGGGGCGGGTGGAATGCTCGCGACCGTCGTGGTGGCGTGGCGGCTTCCGGGCGCGCTGCGGACAAGCGCCGCAACGCGCGAACCGGATTGA
- a CDS encoding fatty acid desaturase family protein, with protein MPLATESLTPSQLRELEQVDARHVPRLAVFLMLYLGAAALSVVLAARDAAWTDWLARAPLYLIAAASLHGISLFTHEAVHGGLARRPWLNRLGGIACALPVLQNYAAYKVLHLKHHADLGGGKDPDHYANYTGRRWLELLMHVGRLLLGYPAYITMIPILGWRQGTTAERRWVMFEVALAVASLTAAVIFIPGQVLLHAWAIPMLLLNTLVNVRGMSQHTFLPESTHPVRGSRTILSNPVTRFFMCNENYHLEHHLYPRVPWYNLPELHRTLRADLVAQGAPFIPSYFSFVRGVLSGSLIRGAKPATPDA; from the coding sequence ATGCCGCTCGCGACAGAATCCCTCACCCCTTCGCAGTTGCGTGAATTGGAGCAGGTCGATGCGCGGCACGTTCCGCGGCTCGCCGTGTTCCTCATGCTCTACCTGGGCGCGGCGGCGCTGTCCGTGGTGCTCGCGGCGCGGGATGCGGCCTGGACAGACTGGCTCGCTCGCGCCCCGCTGTACCTCATCGCCGCGGCGTCGTTGCATGGCATCAGCCTGTTCACCCACGAGGCCGTCCACGGTGGCCTCGCGCGGCGGCCCTGGTTGAACCGGCTGGGTGGCATCGCCTGCGCGCTCCCGGTGTTGCAGAACTACGCGGCCTACAAGGTGCTGCACCTGAAGCACCATGCCGACCTGGGCGGAGGGAAGGACCCGGACCACTACGCCAACTACACGGGTCGGCGGTGGCTGGAGCTGTTGATGCATGTGGGCCGGCTGCTGCTCGGTTACCCCGCGTACATCACGATGATTCCCATCCTGGGTTGGCGACAGGGAACGACCGCCGAGCGCCGATGGGTAATGTTCGAAGTGGCGCTGGCCGTCGCGAGCCTGACGGCCGCGGTCATCTTCATCCCCGGACAGGTGCTGCTCCATGCCTGGGCGATTCCGATGCTCCTCCTCAACACCCTGGTCAACGTCCGGGGCATGAGCCAGCACACCTTCCTGCCAGAGAGCACGCACCCGGTCCGAGGCTCCCGGACCATCCTGTCGAACCCGGTGACGCGCTTCTTCATGTGCAACGAGAACTACCACCTGGAGCACCACCTGTACCCTCGGGTGCCCTGGTACAACCTGCCCGAGCTGCACCGGACGCTGCGCGCGGACCTCGTCGCGCAGGGGGCGCCCTTCATCCCGTCCTACTTCTCGTTCGTGCGCGGCGTCCTCTCCGGTTCGCTCATCCGAGGGGCGAAACCCGCCACGCCCGATGCTTGA
- a CDS encoding DUF350 domain-containing protein, which translates to MRGRALIQGARLASFVMDLVLLFVGLIKVVFGGLVAALGIWLALRGLSRILGANPVEELRQGNVAACLVHAASLVSLGVLVQHAVQATSDALDLTVQNPPLHLLVVGRLVAVAVLHVGLSLGVGVTVLGTGVLLFDRMTPGIDELAEVRKGNVAAALILSAILLVLALLTAPGLQAALNGLIPFPQLPEGTLRAPA; encoded by the coding sequence ATGCGTGGCCGGGCGCTCATCCAGGGCGCCCGGCTCGCCTCGTTCGTCATGGACCTCGTCCTGCTATTCGTCGGTCTCATCAAGGTGGTGTTCGGCGGCCTCGTCGCCGCGCTGGGCATCTGGCTCGCGCTGCGTGGACTGAGCCGCATCCTCGGCGCCAACCCCGTGGAGGAGCTGCGCCAGGGCAACGTCGCCGCCTGCCTCGTCCACGCCGCCAGCCTGGTGTCGCTGGGCGTGCTGGTACAGCACGCGGTGCAGGCCACGTCGGACGCGCTGGACCTCACCGTGCAGAATCCGCCCCTGCACCTGCTGGTCGTGGGCCGGCTGGTCGCGGTGGCCGTCCTGCACGTCGGGCTGTCACTGGGCGTGGGCGTCACGGTGCTCGGCACGGGCGTGCTGCTGTTCGACCGGATGACGCCGGGCATCGACGAGCTGGCGGAGGTGCGCAAGGGCAACGTCGCGGCGGCGCTCATCCTCTCCGCCATCCTGCTGGTGCTGGCGCTGCTGACCGCCCCGGGTCTCCAGGCGGCGCTCAACGGGCTCATCCCCTTCCCCCAGCTCCCTGAAGGGACGCTGCGCGCGCCCGCGTGA
- a CDS encoding phosphatase PAP2 family protein produces the protein MLERLYPHEVLLAAFGIALSTALVFVAGVSAAATVQAVGGTVLFMASVALLARLDAVAHVFRARLLLAYVATFFFYASVKQAVPALGLVTRDAWLLSADVFLFGITPAAWLQRWSTPWVNEFFSASYLAFHGYLHLAMAWALVGPRARAERFFIDVFSAYVPGIVGYYLMPAIGPVAAWPELFTLPIEGGWFTQLNAAVVASGSSTYDLFPSLHTYITLVLLEHDRRQHPWRFRLMVPVAVAILMSTLVLRYHYAVDLLAGAVWFMGFRACFPRLLARWEARTALSKREAPTVGVG, from the coding sequence ATGCTTGAGCGGCTGTACCCGCACGAAGTCCTGCTCGCGGCGTTCGGCATCGCCCTCTCGACGGCGCTGGTGTTCGTCGCGGGAGTCTCCGCGGCGGCCACCGTGCAAGCCGTTGGCGGCACGGTGCTGTTCATGGCCAGCGTGGCGCTGCTGGCGCGACTGGATGCAGTGGCCCATGTCTTCCGGGCACGGCTGCTGCTCGCCTACGTCGCGACGTTCTTCTTCTATGCCTCCGTGAAGCAGGCCGTCCCCGCGCTGGGGCTCGTGACGCGTGACGCCTGGCTCCTGTCCGCGGACGTGTTCCTGTTCGGCATCACCCCAGCCGCCTGGCTCCAGCGGTGGAGCACACCCTGGGTCAACGAGTTCTTCAGTGCCAGCTATCTGGCGTTCCACGGCTACCTGCACCTCGCCATGGCCTGGGCGCTGGTGGGGCCCCGTGCACGGGCGGAGCGCTTCTTCATCGACGTCTTCTCCGCCTATGTCCCGGGCATCGTCGGCTACTACTTGATGCCCGCCATCGGGCCCGTGGCCGCCTGGCCGGAGCTGTTCACCCTCCCCATCGAGGGCGGATGGTTCACACAACTGAATGCCGCCGTCGTGGCGAGCGGCTCGTCCACCTACGACCTCTTCCCCAGCCTGCACACGTACATCACGCTGGTGCTGCTCGAACACGACCGGCGCCAGCACCCGTGGCGATTCCGTCTGATGGTGCCCGTCGCCGTGGCCATCCTCATGTCCACGCTGGTGCTGCGTTACCACTATGCCGTGGACCTGCTTGCGGGCGCCGTGTGGTTCATGGGGTTTCGCGCCTGCTTCCCCCGGCTTCTGGCTCGCTGGGAGGCGCGGACGGCGCTATCGAAGCGCGAAGCGCCGACGGTAGGCGTCGGGTGA
- a CDS encoding TenA family transcriptional regulator produces MGAPSLIRNLKLRQHIAGLKAEWNALDAPYLRALRDGTFSREDFVETQLQFSSAVAHFSRPMAMLASRLPQPHQRLPLVENIFDEHGRGTLAHGHERTFHLLLSRLGVETARVEHHVTWPEVRAFNVALTGIAAFEGPLTGLAVFGIIEDLFSGISLDLGRGIVARGWLQHGEVVHYPTHADLDEEHAEGFYRQLDAPYETDAGAAEIEQGLTLGGHLFLGLYDALFRARHRRLG; encoded by the coding sequence ATGGGTGCACCTTCCCTCATCCGAAATCTGAAGCTGCGTCAGCACATCGCCGGGCTCAAGGCGGAGTGGAACGCATTGGATGCGCCCTACCTGCGCGCGCTGAGAGACGGCACCTTCTCGCGGGAGGACTTCGTCGAAACGCAGCTCCAGTTCTCCTCCGCGGTGGCGCACTTCTCCAGACCCATGGCGATGCTGGCCAGCCGGCTGCCTCAGCCCCACCAGCGGCTGCCATTGGTGGAGAACATCTTCGACGAGCACGGACGCGGCACGTTGGCTCACGGCCACGAGCGCACGTTCCACCTGCTCCTCTCGCGCCTGGGCGTTGAGACCGCTCGCGTGGAGCACCATGTGACCTGGCCGGAGGTGCGTGCCTTCAACGTCGCGCTCACCGGCATCGCCGCGTTCGAGGGGCCGCTCACGGGGCTCGCCGTGTTCGGCATCATCGAGGACCTGTTCAGTGGCATCTCCCTGGACCTGGGCCGCGGCATCGTCGCGCGGGGCTGGCTCCAGCATGGCGAGGTGGTGCACTACCCCACGCACGCGGACCTCGACGAGGAGCACGCGGAAGGCTTCTACCGGCAGCTGGATGCGCCCTACGAGACGGACGCGGGGGCCGCCGAGATTGAGCAGGGCCTGACGTTGGGCGGGCACCTCTTCCTGGGGCTGTACGACGCGCTGTTCCGGGCGCGTCACCGCCGGCTGGGTTAG
- a CDS encoding CAP domain-containing protein, translating to MNSRFLAVAVLGAAMFTGCGEPETTPETPAGEGVVIPPMETQEGSATVTAAAYCDDVTTWNSAWTALEDQVLVLVNERRAAGAVCGGVAKPPAPALSNNPQLRCAARKHSKDMGTNNFMSHTGSDGSTPWQRMNWAGYTYRNAAENIAAGYSTALAVVNGWMTSTGHCNNIMNPALLEIGVGYFNAPSSTYRHYWTQSFGRQ from the coding sequence ATGAACTCACGTTTTCTTGCTGTCGCTGTCCTGGGTGCCGCGATGTTCACCGGCTGTGGTGAGCCGGAGACCACCCCTGAGACGCCCGCTGGAGAAGGCGTTGTCATCCCGCCAATGGAGACGCAGGAAGGGTCCGCCACTGTCACCGCCGCCGCGTACTGCGACGACGTGACGACGTGGAATTCGGCGTGGACGGCCCTGGAAGACCAGGTGCTCGTGCTCGTCAACGAGCGCCGCGCCGCCGGGGCCGTCTGTGGCGGCGTGGCCAAGCCGCCCGCGCCCGCGCTCAGCAACAACCCCCAGCTGCGGTGTGCGGCGCGCAAGCACTCCAAGGACATGGGCACCAACAACTTCATGAGCCACACGGGCTCGGACGGCTCCACGCCCTGGCAGCGGATGAACTGGGCGGGCTACACATACCGCAACGCCGCGGAGAACATCGCGGCCGGCTACTCCACGGCCCTGGCCGTGGTGAATGGCTGGATGACCAGCACCGGGCACTGCAACAACATCATGAACCCGGCGCTGCTGGAGATTGGCGTCGGCTACTTCAACGCGCCGAGCAGCACGTACCGGCACTACTGGACGCAGTCCTTCGGCCGGCAGTAA
- a CDS encoding DUF3419 family protein, giving the protein MEPGLVSTPPLRLKFAVVREDAALELALVERTRARAVLTVASGGCTLLTLARRHPALELVGFDFNPRQLAHVREKAAGLGRLPLSRYSVEAEDAAALNQRGEFEGLFRTLRRFIEEFVAPALELAAFFAPATTASQRREACARWFASPYWPVAFELALAAPLLNTMFGPAATQHAEPGSYPGYFQAVFERGLQREDAPRNPFLQHVLLGRYLREDAPEYLRAEGPLALTLVQGSLPDVPRLDRFDVISLSNIFDWSEDALVAEWAGLLAREARPGCAVLIRQLNNRRDLRRFFQPAFRFDDALGAELLARDRSLFYERIEVGFRVPDSP; this is encoded by the coding sequence ATGGAACCTGGCCTGGTTTCGACGCCGCCCCTTCGCTTGAAGTTCGCCGTTGTCCGGGAGGATGCCGCGCTGGAGCTGGCGCTCGTCGAGCGCACGCGGGCACGGGCCGTGCTCACGGTGGCCTCGGGAGGCTGCACGCTCCTCACCCTGGCGCGGCGGCATCCAGCGCTCGAGCTGGTGGGCTTCGATTTCAACCCGCGTCAGCTCGCGCATGTCCGGGAGAAGGCAGCGGGGCTCGGCCGCCTTCCGCTGTCGCGCTACAGCGTGGAAGCGGAGGACGCGGCGGCCCTGAATCAGCGCGGCGAATTTGAGGGGCTCTTCCGCACGCTTCGCCGCTTCATCGAGGAGTTCGTCGCGCCTGCGCTCGAGCTCGCCGCGTTCTTCGCGCCGGCCACCACGGCCTCACAACGCCGGGAGGCCTGTGCCCGCTGGTTCGCCTCGCCCTACTGGCCCGTGGCCTTCGAGCTGGCCCTGGCGGCGCCGCTGCTGAACACCATGTTCGGACCCGCGGCGACACAGCATGCCGAGCCCGGCTCATATCCTGGCTATTTCCAGGCGGTCTTCGAACGCGGGCTCCAGCGGGAGGATGCTCCTCGAAATCCCTTCCTCCAGCACGTGCTGCTCGGCAGGTACCTGCGTGAGGATGCCCCCGAGTACCTTCGGGCCGAAGGCCCGCTGGCGCTGACGCTCGTCCAGGGCTCCTTGCCGGATGTGCCGCGCCTGGACCGCTTCGACGTCATCTCGCTCTCCAACATCTTCGACTGGTCGGAGGACGCGCTGGTGGCGGAGTGGGCGGGGTTGCTCGCGCGTGAGGCACGGCCCGGTTGCGCCGTCCTCATCCGTCAGCTCAACAACCGCCGGGACCTTCGCCGCTTCTTCCAGCCCGCCTTCAGGTTCGATGACGCGCTCGGCGCGGAGCTGCTTGCCAGGGACCGGAGCCTGTTCTACGAGCGCATCGAGGTCGGCTTCCGCGTGCCAGACAGCCCATGA
- a CDS encoding N-acetyltransferase translates to MSDVRFIVARPDSLGPYVERLRLLEREILYPLADGADHFFIDHGPGYHPFFSSMGEAYFLLALRGDDLLGSVTGVLRPVWHGTRKVDALYICDLKLAKHARGSGLSTKLLLQGLKHLFLIPPLRRIRFLYGAAMRGARGDVMRIARGWNPLRMGRPASQLALYFVPPARLQALETRSAPPRPTGAGLRLGPAPARTLEGAGWCTTAGAKDLQRLSTGRPWPLVHLSAPPEAWTHGWGEYLRTCGVELAALGEEALACFSIDERLEDHVHWLREAGIAPDSVCTVYSLDLSFPVRAPAWVHLPSSEI, encoded by the coding sequence ATGAGTGACGTGCGCTTCATCGTTGCCCGGCCCGACTCGCTCGGGCCCTATGTCGAGCGGCTGCGCCTGCTGGAGCGTGAAATCCTCTATCCCCTCGCGGATGGGGCCGACCACTTCTTCATCGACCATGGGCCCGGGTACCACCCGTTCTTCTCCTCCATGGGAGAGGCGTACTTCCTGCTGGCGCTCCGTGGCGACGACCTGCTCGGCTCCGTGACGGGGGTGTTGCGCCCGGTGTGGCACGGGACGCGGAAGGTGGACGCGCTCTACATCTGCGACCTCAAGCTGGCGAAGCACGCGCGGGGCTCCGGGCTCTCCACGAAGCTCCTGCTCCAGGGCCTCAAGCACCTCTTCCTCATTCCCCCGCTGCGTCGGATTCGTTTCCTCTACGGCGCGGCCATGCGCGGCGCCCGGGGCGACGTGATGCGCATCGCCCGTGGGTGGAATCCGCTGCGCATGGGGCGCCCCGCGAGCCAGCTCGCGCTCTACTTCGTGCCGCCCGCTCGGCTTCAGGCGTTGGAGACGCGGAGTGCACCCCCGCGCCCCACGGGAGCAGGGCTCCGCCTGGGGCCCGCGCCCGCCAGGACGCTGGAAGGGGCGGGGTGGTGCACCACGGCGGGGGCCAAGGACCTTCAGCGGCTGTCCACGGGTCGCCCGTGGCCCCTGGTCCACCTGTCGGCGCCGCCTGAAGCCTGGACGCACGGTTGGGGCGAGTACCTTCGGACCTGCGGTGTGGAGCTGGCGGCGCTCGGGGAGGAGGCGCTCGCCTGCTTCAGCATCGACGAGCGGCTGGAGGACCACGTCCACTGGCTGCGAGAGGCGGGCATCGCTCCTGATTCGGTGTGCACCGTCTATTCTCTCGACCTCTCCTTTCCTGTCAGAGCGCCAGCATGGGTGCACCTTCCCTCATCCGAAATCTGA
- a CDS encoding tRNA(His) guanylyltransferase Thg1 family protein produces the protein MDPEELAARARQGEVFHDQRMLPGAWVVLRVDGRGFSRFTEARYEKPFDPVFHQFMVRTASVMLEELQGVYAYTQSDEISVLFRPDWALFDRSVEKVVSLAAGLASATFTHAAGVPAVFDGRAWLGASERAVLDYFLWRQADGSRCSLHGWCYWTLRKEGRSAAQATRELDGKPVSYKNELLFQRGINFNDVPLWQRRGSGVWWEAYQKEGVDPRDGRRTQTLRRRLKVDSELPMKEAYEHLVRGLLAAPGAEAD, from the coding sequence ATGGACCCTGAGGAACTGGCGGCGCGAGCAAGACAGGGCGAGGTGTTCCACGACCAGCGCATGCTGCCGGGCGCCTGGGTGGTGCTGCGCGTGGATGGGCGGGGCTTCTCGCGCTTCACCGAGGCCCGCTACGAGAAGCCCTTCGACCCGGTGTTCCACCAGTTCATGGTGCGCACCGCCAGCGTGATGCTGGAGGAACTCCAAGGCGTCTACGCGTACACGCAGAGCGACGAAATCTCCGTGCTCTTCCGGCCGGACTGGGCGCTCTTCGACCGCTCCGTCGAGAAGGTGGTGTCGCTGGCGGCGGGCCTGGCCAGCGCCACCTTCACGCACGCCGCGGGTGTCCCGGCGGTGTTCGACGGCCGTGCATGGCTGGGCGCCTCGGAGCGCGCGGTGCTGGACTACTTCCTCTGGCGACAGGCGGACGGCAGCCGGTGTTCGCTGCATGGCTGGTGCTACTGGACGCTGCGCAAGGAGGGCCGGAGCGCGGCGCAGGCCACCCGTGAGCTGGACGGCAAGCCCGTGAGCTACAAGAACGAGCTGCTCTTCCAGCGAGGCATCAACTTCAACGACGTGCCCCTGTGGCAACGGCGTGGAAGCGGGGTGTGGTGGGAGGCGTACCAGAAGGAGGGCGTGGACCCACGGGATGGCCGGCGGACCCAGACACTCCGGCGGCGGCTCAAGGTCGACTCCGAGCTGCCGATGAAGGAGGCCTACGAGCACCTGGTGCGGGGCCTGCTCGCGGCGCCCGGGGCCGAGGCGGACTGA